The following proteins are encoded in a genomic region of Xenopus laevis strain J_2021 chromosome 3L, Xenopus_laevis_v10.1, whole genome shotgun sequence:
- the sult6b1l.L gene encoding uncharacterized protein LOC100036897 isoform X1 has product MSAQSDLIHMFNGVPFTTKSSPDLLRALNNFQARDDDLLLVSYPKSGTHWLAEILRQLYNAKAPNKVSITSPIEFGDVGKLEELKSITTRRIIPTHLSYEMIPNDFKDRKCKSTDYDSLQFLCFYKDVNFFFKFSVVCGSWFDHILGWEEHRNEMSTLFLYYEAMKKDLPKSVRKISSFLSINLSDNEISAVCKKTSFGEMKTSVEKENNDPSHTVCALTTNKKLIFRKGTVGDWKQYFTPKQNRLLDELYKAKMDSSSLAKNIVYE; this is encoded by the exons ATGTCGGCCCAATCGGACCTCATTCACATGTTCAATGGAGTTCCCTTCACAACAAAATCCTCACCCGATCTGCTGAGAGCCTTAAACAACTTCCAAGCCAGGGATGATGACCTTCTGCTGGTGTCCTATCCAAAATCTG GCACCCACTGGCTGGCAGAAATTCTGAGGCAACTCTACAATGCCAAAGCCCCCAACAAGGTCTCTATAACTTCTCCTATTGAGTTTGGAGATGTTGGAAAGCTAGAGGAACTGAAGTCTATCACTACCAGGAGGATCATCCCAACACATCTGAGCTATGAGATGATCCCAAATGACTTCAAGGACAGAAAATGCAAG TCTACAGACTATGATTCACtgcagtttttgtgtttttacaaagatgtgaattttttttttaaattttcagttGTGTGTGGATCCTGGTTTGACCATATTTTGGGGTGGGAGGAGCACAGGAACGAAATGTCAACTCTCTTCCTGTACTACGAGGCCATGAAGAAG GACCTCCCCAAATCTGTTAGAAAAATCAGCTCTTTCCTCAGCATCAATCTCAGCGACAATGAAATCAGTGCCGTCTGCAAGAAGACCTCATTCGGGGAGATGAAAACCAGTGTGGAGAAGGAGAACAATGACCCAAGCCACACAGTGTGCGCTCTGACAACCAACAAGAAGCTCATCTTCAGGAAGG GGACCGTCGGTGACTGGAAACAATATTTCACACCAAAACAGAACCGATTATTGGATGAACTCTACAAGGCAAAGATGGATTCCAGCTCTTTGGCCAAGAACATTGTCTACGAGTAG
- the sult6b1l.L gene encoding uncharacterized protein LOC100036897 (The RefSeq protein has 7 substitutions, 10 frameshifts compared to this genomic sequence), whose protein sequence is MSAQSDLIHMFNGVPFTTKSSPDLLRALNNFQARDDDLLLVSYPKSGTHWLAEILRQLYNAKAPNKVSITSPIEFGDVGKLEELKSITTRRIIPTHLSYEMIPNDFKDRKCKSIYIIRNPKDTAVSLFHYYKDNPNLPTIESWHAYMDMFLHGQVVCGSWFDHILGWEEHRNEMSTLFLYYEAMKKDLPKSVRKISSFLSINLSDNEISAVCKKTSFGEMKTSVEKENNDPSHTVCALTTNKKLIFRKGTVGDWKQYFTPKQNRLLDELYKAKMDSSSLAKNIVYE, encoded by the exons ATGTCGGCCCAATCGGACCTCATTCACATGTTCAATGGAGTTCCCTTCACAACAAAATCCTCACCCGATCTGCTGAGAGCCTTAAACAACTTCCAAGCCAGGGATGATGACCTTCTGCTGGTGTCCTATCCAAAATCTG GCACCCACTGGCTGGCAGAAATTCTGAGGCAACTCTACAATGCCAAAGCCCCCAACAAGGTCTCTATAACTTCTCCTATTGAGTTTGGAGATGTTGGAAAGCTAGAGGAACTGAAGTCTATCACTACCAGGAGGATCATCCCAACACATCTGAGCTATGAGATGATCCCAAATGACTTCAAGGACAGAAAATGCAAG TT TTC CAT AAACCCA GACAACACAGTTTTCctttttacc aaaaaaaaacccaacctccC CATTGAAAAA CATGCTTA GGAT TTCTTAC ATGGACA agttGTGTGTGGATCCTGGTTTGACCATATTTTGGGGTGGGAGGAGCACAGGAACGAAATGTCAACTCTCTTCCTGTACTACGAGGCCATGAAGAAG GACCTCCCCAAATCTGTTAGAAAAATCAGCTCTTTCCTCAGCATCAATCTCAGCGACAATGAAATCAGTGCCGTCTGCAAGAAGACCTCATTCGGGGAGATGAAAACCAGTGTGGAGAAGGAGAACAATGACCCAAGCCACACAGTGTGCGCTCTGACAACCAACAAGAAGCTCATCTTCAGGAAGG GGACCGTCGGTGACTGGAAACAATATTTCACACCAAAACAGAACCGATTATTGGATGAACTCTACAAGGCAAAGATGGATTCCAGCTCTTTGGCCAAGAACATTGTCTACGAGTAG